A genomic region of Pseudomonadota bacterium contains the following coding sequences:
- the nuoH gene encoding NADH-quinone oxidoreductase subunit NuoH yields MSLDGPWPHRALITVLTGAALMAYVAFNGMLLVWLERKVSARFQRRLGPTEVGWAGLLQSVADVVKLLAKQLITPRHVDAPLYHLAPVVVFVPVLAGISLFPFDQRLQLHDFNIGLVLLFALAGLGFLGIFMAGWGSNNKYALLGAMRAVAQNIAYEIPLILSTLPVVLLARSISLRQIVEAQHQLWFVLLQPVGFAIYFIAAVAETNRAPFDIPEAESELVAGFHTEYSGMRFALFFLAEYTNMTIVCMIAATLFLGGYVGPAWLPLPGWVWFFAKVYLLLLVMMWLRWTFPRLRFDQLMSFAWGVLIPLAIVNLLATAVVIKVWR; encoded by the coding sequence ATGAGTCTCGACGGGCCGTGGCCACATCGGGCGCTGATCACCGTGCTGACGGGCGCCGCGCTGATGGCCTATGTCGCCTTCAACGGCATGCTCCTCGTTTGGCTCGAGCGGAAGGTCTCGGCGCGCTTCCAGCGCCGGCTCGGTCCGACCGAGGTCGGCTGGGCCGGGTTGCTGCAGTCGGTCGCCGACGTCGTCAAGCTCTTGGCCAAGCAGCTGATCACGCCGCGGCACGTCGATGCTCCGCTCTATCATCTCGCGCCCGTGGTGGTCTTCGTGCCGGTGTTGGCCGGAATCTCGCTCTTTCCCTTCGACCAGCGGCTGCAGCTCCATGACTTCAACATCGGCTTGGTGCTGCTCTTCGCGCTGGCGGGCCTCGGCTTCCTCGGGATCTTCATGGCGGGCTGGGGCTCCAACAATAAGTACGCTCTGCTCGGAGCGATGCGCGCGGTGGCCCAGAATATCGCCTACGAGATCCCGTTGATCCTCTCGACGCTGCCCGTCGTGTTGCTGGCGCGAAGCATCAGCCTGCGGCAGATCGTCGAGGCCCAGCACCAGCTATGGTTCGTCCTGCTGCAGCCGGTCGGCTTCGCGATCTACTTCATCGCTGCCGTGGCCGAGACCAATCGCGCGCCCTTCGACATCCCGGAGGCGGAGAGCGAGCTGGTCGCCGGGTTCCATACCGAATACTCAGGGATGCGATTCGCGCTCTTCTTTCTCGCCGAATACACCAACATGACGATCGTCTGCATGATCGCCGCGACCCTCTTCCTCGGCGGCTATGTCGGCCCGGCCTGGCTGCCCTTGCCCGGCTGGGTCTGGTTCTTCGCCAAGGTCTACCTGCTGCTGCTGGTGATGATGTGGCTGCGCTGGACCTTTCCGCGCCTGCGCTTCGACCAGCTGATGAGCTTCGCCTGGGGCGTGCTGATCCCGCTGGCGATCGTCAACCTGCTGGCCACCGCGGTGGTGATCAAGGTGTGGCGATGA